The Lutra lutra chromosome 10, mLutLut1.2, whole genome shotgun sequence genome contains a region encoding:
- the INS gene encoding insulin: MALWMRVLPLLALLALWAPAPTAAFVNQHLCGSHLVEALYLVCGERGFFYTPKARREAEDLQARDAELGGAPGAGGLALGLEGALQKRGIVEQCCTSICSLYQLENYCN; this comes from the exons TGCTGGCCTTGCTGGCCCTCTGGGCGCCAGCCCCGACCGCAGCCTTCGTGAACCAGCACCTGTGTGGGTCCCACCTGGTGGAGGCGCTGTACCTGGTGTGCGGGGAGCGCGGCTTCTTCTACACGCCCAAGGCCCGCAGGGAAGCAGAGGACCTGCAGG CGAGGGACGCGGAGCTGGGCGGGGCGCCTGGCGCAGGCGGCCTGGCCCTGGGTCTGGAGGGCGCCCTGCAGAAGCGCGGCATCGTGGAACAGTGCTGCACCAGCATCTGCTCCCTCTACCAGCTCGAGAACTACTGCAACTAG